From the Exiguobacterium marinum DSM 16307 genome, the window GGTTACATCGTCCGTCATGCAATTCATTTATCAAGATAAAGTCGTGTCGATTATGGATACACCTGGACACAATGACTTCGGTGAGGATACATACCGCGTGTTGACATCGGTCGACAGCGCGGTCATGGTCATCGATGCAGCGAAAGGTATTGAGGCACAGACGAAAAAACTATTCCAAGTTTGTCGTATGCGTGGGATTCCGATCTTTACATTTATGAACAAGTTGGACCGTCAGGCAAAAGATCCGCTTGAATTGATGGAGGAACTTGAAGAAGTGCTCGGCATGCCTTCTGTTGCCATCACATGGCCGATCGGGAGTGGGATGCAGTTCGAAGGTGTGTATGATCGAATGAAAAATGAAGTTCATTTGTTCCGTGGTGAGAAGTCGACGCTTCAACTGGGCGAGGATGGGGTGAACGACCCGGTGCTCGCTGATCATCTATCAGAGGAGAACTTGACAAATCTTCGCGACGAGATCGACCTTCTCGACGGAGCCGGGAACGAGATTGATGTGAATGAGATTCAAAGTGGTAAATTGACGCCAGTATTCTTCGGGACAGCACTTGTCGACTTTGGCGTGACTGCATTCTTGAATCATTATTTAAAGATGTCGCCAGCCCCAGAGGCACGTAAGTCGAACGTTGGTCCAATCAATCCGACGTCAGAAGACTTCAGTGGATTCGTCTTTAAAATTCAAGCGAACATGAACCCGGCACACCGCGACCGGATCGCATTCGTCCGCATCTGTTCTGGCGTTTTTGAGCGTGGAATGGACGTGACGCTCACACGGACTGGAAAGAAAATTAAATTGAGCCAGTCGACACAGTTGATGGCGAACGACCGTGAGACGGTCGATCAGGCATTTGCCGGTGATGTCATCGGGATCTATGACTCGGGGACGTATCAAATCGGGGATACGATTACGACATCGAAACAAAAGATTGCGTTCGAAGCGTTGCCGACTTTCCCGCCTGAATTATTCATGCGCGTATCGCCGGTCAACTCACTCAAGTCAAAACACTTCCACAAAGGTGTGGAGCAGCTCGCACAAGAAGGGGCAATCCAAGTCTATCGTAACGAGTACAACGAGATTTATCTCGGTGCTGTCGGACAACTTCAATTCGAAGTGTTCGAATATCGCTTAAACAACGAGTACGGCGTAGATATCCGAATGGAGCCGGTATCTTACAGTGTTGCACGTTGGGTGAAAGACAAGGAATTGAAAGCACTGAAACCGTTCCAAGACTCACGGAATATGCTCGTCACTGACCGTTGGGAACGTCCGGTCTTCCTATTCGCGAACGAGTTCACGTTTGAGCGTTTTGCAGAACGTCATGCCGATGACTTGACTCTCGTCGAGGCACTTGACGTCAATGAAGAGATTGGTACAGAAGAATAAGTTGTAAACACCTCGTTTTTGAGGTGTTTTTTTGTGTTTAACTCCTAACGAATAACGTAATAAGTTTTACTTATGACTAATTTGTGACGGAATGTATTTTACGTCACGCTATACTTGTATTATGATAAATATGTGAAAAGTAAGCGATTACGCATTGTCGTGTGGTCGGCGCTTTCAAAAAGGGGGAAATTGCAATGGAACAGACGAATGTTTTAGACGCCTTCTCATCTCGAACTAAATTCGAGGTGAACGGGCAATCGTATGATTTTTATCGATTGAAAAAGTTAGAAGAAGAGGGATTAACGGACATCAGCCGTCTTCCTTATTCGATTCGTGTTCTGCTCGAATCGGTACTCCGTCAACAAGACGGTCGTGCCATCACGAAAGAACATGTCGAGAACTTGGCAAAATGGGGTACTGCCGACGTCTCGAAAGATATTGACGTACCGTTCAAGCCGGCACGTGTCGTACTTCAAGACTTCACTGGTGTTCCGACGGTTGTAGACCTCGCTTCACTTCGCAAAGCGATGGCAGACCTTGGCGGGGACCCGAACAAAATCAACCCAGAAATCCCTGTCGACCTCGTCGTTGACCATTCTGTTCAAGTAGATGCGTACGGCTTTGCTGGTGCGTTGATGAAAAACATGGATATCGAGTTCGAACGTAACGAAGAACGTTACAAATTCTTACGTTGGGCACAGACGGCATTCGATAACTATCGTGCCGTTCCACCAGCTACAGGAATCGTTCACCAAGTAAACTTGGAGTACTTGGCGTCAGTCGTGCTTGAGAAGAGCGATACGGAAGGTACAGTAGCTTACCCAGATTCACTCGTTGGAACTGACTCTCATACAACGATGATCAACGGTCTCGGTGTTCTCGGATGGGGTGTTGGAGGAATCGAAGCAGAAGCGAGCATGCTCGGTCAACCTTCATACTTCCCAGTACCAGACGTCGTCGGTGTCAAAATCATCGGTGAAGTCAACCCAGGTGTGACGGCAACCGATGTTGCGCTCGTCGTGACAGAGATGCTTCGTCATGAAAAAGTTGTCGGGAAATTTGTTGAATTCTTCGGTCCATCACTTCACACGATGCCACTTTCAGACCGTGCAACAATTGCAAACATGGCACCTGAATACGGTGCGACATGTGGGTTCTTCCCAGTGGATACGGAAACACTGAACTACATGCGTACGACAGGCCGTTCTGAAGAGTTGATTACACTCGTTGAAGAATATTCAAAAGCGAACGACCTCTTCTATACGCCAGATCAAGCGGATCCAACGTTCACGAAAGTGTTGACGCTCGACTTGTCAAAAGTTGAACCTTCACTTGCGGGTCCGAAACGTCCACAAGACCGAATCAACCTTTCAGACGTTCAAACATCATTCATCGATAGCTTGAGCGCTCCTGCAGGAAATAGCGGGTTCGGTCTCGACCGTTCAGAACTCGACAAAAAGGCGACGGTTAACTACGAAGACGGCGCAGTCGACATGAGCACGGGAGATGTTGCAATCGCTGCGATCACAAGTTGTACGAACACATCAAACCCATACGTCATGGTCGGTGCCGGACTCGTGGCGAAGAAGGCTGTCGAGCGTGGATTGACTGTTCCGAAGTATGTGAAGACGTCACTCGCACCAGGCTCGAAGGTCGTCACAGACTATCTCGACAAAGCTGGCTTGACTTCTTACTTGGACGAGCTTGGCTTCAATACAGTCGGATACGGCTGTACAACATGTATCGGAAACTCCGGGCCACTCGACCGTGAAGTGGAAGAGGCGATCACAGACAACGACTTGCTCGTCTCATCAGTCCTCTCAGGGAACCGTAACTTCGAAGGACGCGTTCACCCACTCGTCAAAGCGAACTTCTTGGCATCACCACCGCTCGTCGTCGCCTATGCTCTTGCGGGAACTGTCAACTTTGACGTCATGAATGATTCATTCGGTACGGATAAAGATGGAAATGAAGTCTACTTCAAAGACATTTGGCCATCGAACGATGAAATCAAGATGGTCGTTCAAGACGTTGTTTCCCCTGAAGCGTTCCGTAAAGAATACGAAACCGTCTTTACTGGAAACGAACGTTGGAACGCGCTAGAAGTGCCAGAAGGAAACTTGTATGATTTCTCTGATGAGTCGACATATATTCAAAACCCACCGTTCTTTGAACAACTCGAACCGGAAGCGGGTGAGGTGCACGCGTTGAATGGTTTACGCGTTATCGGGAAGTTCGCTGATTCGGTCACGACGGACCATATCTCACCAGCAGGGTCGTTCTCGAAGACGACACCAGCAGGTCAATATCTCCTTTCAAAAGGAGTGGAGCCAATCGATTTCAACTCGTACGGTTCGCGACGTGGTAACCACGAAGTGATGATGCGCGGTACGTTCGCGAACATCCGAATCCGTAACCAAGTCGCTCCGGGTACAGAAGGTGGATTCACGACTTACTGGCCAACTGGAGAAATCATGCCGATGTACGATGCGGCGATGAAGTATAAAGAGCAAGGGACTGGTCTCATCGTTCTTGCTGGAAACGACTACGGAATGGGGTCGTCCCGTGACTGGGCAGCAAAAGGAACGAACCTACTTGGAATTCGTGCGGTGGTCGCGCAAAGTTTCGAGCGGATTCACCGTTCAAACCTTGTCATGATGGGTGTACTTCCACTTCAGTTCTTAGATGGGGAATCTTCAGAATCACTCGGTTTGACTGGTGAGGAAGCGATTGATATCCAAGTCGATGAGTCTGTTCGTCCGCGTGACATCTTAAACGCTAAAGCAACACACGAGAACGGAACGGTGACAGAATTCAAAGTCATCGCTCGTTTCGACTCGGAAGTTGAAATCGATTACTATCGTCACGGTGGAATCTTACAGATGGTTCTCCGTAACAAATTGAAATAAGCTGCACACCTTCCTTTGAAAAAAGGAAGGTTTTTTTCATGAATATGCGATTTTATGGTGAAAGTTTTAATGGAATCGGGAACAGGAAGAGAGGGAGGGGTATGCACATGGATCGAGATGAAAAAGTTGGAAAAAGTTGGTGGAAGCGGCTGATGCAACAAAAAGAAGTGGAGCCTGATCAGGAGATTGATATCACGCTCTCTGAATTGCGGCAAGCGATTCACGAATATGAACAAGCGTTGCCAAAAGGGGTAAATCGCACCGTCCTGTTGGATGACACGCAAGAAATCGACACGAAGCGATTGAAACATCATTTATCCGGAATTCCGAAACAACGCTTTTATATGTCAAAAGAAACATTTCATATCGTGCCTGAAGAAGAACGAGACGTCATATACGAGATGGATCAGGTGCAACGTGCCCTCGATCTGTATATGGATCAAGAAAAAAAACTACCGCTACGAAAATTTCAAGATTCATTACAACTAGATTTATCGCGATTAAGAGAAGGTGGATATTTAAAAACGTTACCAAAACGACCGTACTACGTGGTGGACGAAACATTGATTGTCTCACTAGAACCTAAAGAGTCTACCTCTTGACAAGACACCTATATGTTTTGCGGTAAATGACACATTTAATGACAGATGGGGTTGTTACTTGTTTAAAAAGTATGTTAGGGTGGAAAACGTATATGAAAATAGAAAATTAAATAGGAGTGATTTTTATGGAACGGAAAAGCCGTGTGACGACCGTGTTCGTCGTATCTGCAATCATAACAGGCTTATTCACAATCTGGGGACTCTTCCCCGAGAGTGTCATTGGAAATGCGAGTCTTCTCAATGTAACGAGCACACTTCAAGGCTGGCTCTCAAACGGGATGGGTTGGTTCTATCTTTTGAGTGCGACAGGATTCCTGCTCGTTGCCATCTTTTTAATCTTTTCACGGTATGGCTCGATTCGTCTTGGGAAAGACTCGGACCG encodes:
- a CDS encoding DUF3939 domain-containing protein; this translates as MDRDEKVGKSWWKRLMQQKEVEPDQEIDITLSELRQAIHEYEQALPKGVNRTVLLDDTQEIDTKRLKHHLSGIPKQRFYMSKETFHIVPEEERDVIYEMDQVQRALDLYMDQEKKLPLRKFQDSLQLDLSRLREGGYLKTLPKRPYYVVDETLIVSLEPKESTS
- the acnA gene encoding aconitate hydratase AcnA: MEQTNVLDAFSSRTKFEVNGQSYDFYRLKKLEEEGLTDISRLPYSIRVLLESVLRQQDGRAITKEHVENLAKWGTADVSKDIDVPFKPARVVLQDFTGVPTVVDLASLRKAMADLGGDPNKINPEIPVDLVVDHSVQVDAYGFAGALMKNMDIEFERNEERYKFLRWAQTAFDNYRAVPPATGIVHQVNLEYLASVVLEKSDTEGTVAYPDSLVGTDSHTTMINGLGVLGWGVGGIEAEASMLGQPSYFPVPDVVGVKIIGEVNPGVTATDVALVVTEMLRHEKVVGKFVEFFGPSLHTMPLSDRATIANMAPEYGATCGFFPVDTETLNYMRTTGRSEELITLVEEYSKANDLFYTPDQADPTFTKVLTLDLSKVEPSLAGPKRPQDRINLSDVQTSFIDSLSAPAGNSGFGLDRSELDKKATVNYEDGAVDMSTGDVAIAAITSCTNTSNPYVMVGAGLVAKKAVERGLTVPKYVKTSLAPGSKVVTDYLDKAGLTSYLDELGFNTVGYGCTTCIGNSGPLDREVEEAITDNDLLVSSVLSGNRNFEGRVHPLVKANFLASPPLVVAYALAGTVNFDVMNDSFGTDKDGNEVYFKDIWPSNDEIKMVVQDVVSPEAFRKEYETVFTGNERWNALEVPEGNLYDFSDESTYIQNPPFFEQLEPEAGEVHALNGLRVIGKFADSVTTDHISPAGSFSKTTPAGQYLLSKGVEPIDFNSYGSRRGNHEVMMRGTFANIRIRNQVAPGTEGGFTTYWPTGEIMPMYDAAMKYKEQGTGLIVLAGNDYGMGSSRDWAAKGTNLLGIRAVVAQSFERIHRSNLVMMGVLPLQFLDGESSESLGLTGEEAIDIQVDESVRPRDILNAKATHENGTVTEFKVIARFDSEVEIDYYRHGGILQMVLRNKLK
- a CDS encoding peptide chain release factor 3 codes for the protein MSQLKQEVERRRIFGIISHPDAGKTTLTEKLLLHGGAIREAGTVKARKNSKHAKSDWMEIEKQRGISVTSSVMQFIYQDKVVSIMDTPGHNDFGEDTYRVLTSVDSAVMVIDAAKGIEAQTKKLFQVCRMRGIPIFTFMNKLDRQAKDPLELMEELEEVLGMPSVAITWPIGSGMQFEGVYDRMKNEVHLFRGEKSTLQLGEDGVNDPVLADHLSEENLTNLRDEIDLLDGAGNEIDVNEIQSGKLTPVFFGTALVDFGVTAFLNHYLKMSPAPEARKSNVGPINPTSEDFSGFVFKIQANMNPAHRDRIAFVRICSGVFERGMDVTLTRTGKKIKLSQSTQLMANDRETVDQAFAGDVIGIYDSGTYQIGDTITTSKQKIAFEALPTFPPELFMRVSPVNSLKSKHFHKGVEQLAQEGAIQVYRNEYNEIYLGAVGQLQFEVFEYRLNNEYGVDIRMEPVSYSVARWVKDKELKALKPFQDSRNMLVTDRWERPVFLFANEFTFERFAERHADDLTLVEALDVNEEIGTEE